The following coding sequences are from one uncultured Desulfobacter sp. window:
- a CDS encoding lactate utilization protein, whose amino-acid sequence MKGEIVTNPINNYWQLKLETVKQRLEANKFDVYLADSAEEAKEIALGTIIPPLGAKSVSWGGSVSFVSTGLFNTLKDCPDFEVMDTFDTSLSAEQKFELRRRSLMADLFITGTNAITEDGQLVNLDMIGNRVAAIMWGPKYVLLIVGRNKICADMGAAMYRVKNYAAPVNCMKLDKKTPCAKTGICHDCSGPDRICNYWTITEKSFEQGRIKIILVNEDLGF is encoded by the coding sequence ATGAAAGGAGAAATAGTGACCAATCCAATAAATAATTACTGGCAGCTAAAACTGGAGACCGTCAAACAACGTCTTGAAGCCAATAAGTTTGACGTCTATTTGGCTGATTCTGCAGAAGAGGCCAAAGAAATCGCCTTGGGCACGATCATTCCGCCTTTGGGGGCAAAAAGTGTTTCTTGGGGTGGCTCGGTCTCTTTTGTCTCCACCGGCCTTTTCAATACCTTAAAAGACTGCCCCGATTTTGAGGTGATGGATACTTTTGACACCAGTTTGTCGGCGGAGCAAAAGTTTGAGCTGCGCAGGCGTTCCCTGATGGCGGATCTGTTTATCACCGGGACAAACGCCATTACTGAAGATGGGCAATTAGTGAATCTGGATATGATCGGCAATCGGGTGGCGGCCATCATGTGGGGGCCTAAATATGTGCTGCTCATTGTGGGGCGTAACAAGATCTGCGCAGATATGGGCGCTGCCATGTACCGGGTTAAAAATTATGCCGCTCCTGTAAACTGCATGAAACTTGACAAAAAAACGCCCTGTGCAAAAACCGGGATCTGCCACGATTGTTCGGGCCCCGACAGAATTTGTAATTATTGGACCATCACGGAAAAATCCTTTGAACAGGGCCGCATAAAGATAATTCTTGTCAATGAGGATTTAGGTTTCTAA
- the dinB gene encoding DNA polymerase IV: protein MILHVDMDAFFASVEQRDNPDLLGKPVIVAGHSNRSVVSAASYEARQFGIHSAMPVFQARQKCPHIIIQPGSREKYARDSRKIMAILRQFSPLVEPVSIDEAFLDITGCEKLIGTPEQTAQKIKADIVNQLALTCSVGGAPVRFLAKIASDMNKPDGLTIISPAAMTQVIDTLPIGKVPGVGAKAINQMQRLHIETLGDVKKFDLQLLNYKFGSFGQRLFQLARGIDTTPIAPERPRKSISGEVTLSHDISTPGDVKSVLLAQAHRVGNELRAANLRCRKVGIKLKFSDFSQITRSKTLGTWICASNAIFDQALSLYHGLKITKKIRLVGVGVSEFQDTETPVQRSLFDDEPQIHNRQWEAVDRAMDSVLAKFGPDALKKANLKNHKISNKYIGDQKVNPRCAVEVIITGRVQGVCFRHETQLAAQKRRLSGYVKNMPDRSVHALFQGNQENVQDMLAWCQKGSTFSEVKDVNTRTVSVDPALAHFEIRY from the coding sequence ATGATCCTCCATGTGGACATGGATGCTTTTTTTGCGTCAGTGGAACAGCGGGACAACCCGGACCTTCTGGGCAAACCTGTCATTGTGGCAGGCCATTCCAACCGCAGTGTGGTATCTGCGGCCAGTTACGAGGCACGACAATTCGGCATCCATTCAGCCATGCCGGTGTTCCAGGCCAGACAAAAATGTCCCCATATCATTATCCAGCCGGGCAGCCGGGAAAAATATGCCCGGGACTCAAGAAAGATCATGGCCATTTTAAGGCAGTTTTCCCCTTTGGTGGAACCCGTTTCCATTGATGAGGCCTTTTTGGATATTACAGGATGTGAAAAACTGATCGGCACACCCGAACAGACCGCCCAAAAAATCAAAGCAGACATTGTCAATCAGCTCGCCCTGACCTGCTCAGTCGGCGGGGCACCGGTCCGGTTTCTGGCAAAAATCGCATCGGACATGAACAAGCCGGACGGGTTGACCATTATTTCTCCAGCGGCCATGACCCAGGTGATTGACACCCTGCCCATCGGCAAGGTACCGGGTGTCGGAGCCAAGGCCATCAATCAAATGCAACGCCTTCACATTGAAACCCTGGGTGATGTGAAAAAATTTGATCTCCAATTATTAAATTACAAATTCGGCAGCTTCGGTCAACGGCTGTTCCAATTGGCCCGGGGGATAGACACCACCCCCATAGCGCCGGAACGACCCCGCAAATCCATCTCGGGCGAAGTGACGTTATCCCATGATATTTCAACCCCCGGCGACGTCAAATCCGTGCTTCTTGCCCAGGCCCACAGGGTCGGCAATGAACTGCGGGCCGCCAATCTGCGGTGCAGAAAGGTCGGCATTAAACTCAAATTTTCCGATTTTTCCCAAATCACCCGCAGCAAAACACTCGGCACATGGATCTGCGCATCCAATGCCATTTTTGACCAGGCACTGTCCTTATATCATGGTTTAAAAATCACAAAAAAAATCCGTCTGGTGGGGGTTGGGGTATCTGAATTTCAGGACACCGAAACGCCGGTTCAACGTTCTTTGTTTGATGATGAACCCCAAATACATAACAGGCAATGGGAGGCCGTGGACCGGGCCATGGACTCGGTGCTTGCCAAATTCGGCCCCGATGCCCTGAAAAAAGCAAATCTTAAAAACCATAAAATTTCAAACAAATATATAGGAGATCAAAAAGTGAACCCACGTTGTGCTGTGGAAGTGATTATTACAGGAAGGGTCCAGGGCGTATGCTTCAGACATGAAACCCAACTGGCCGCCCAGAAGAGACGGCTGTCAGGATATGTTAAAAATATGCCGGACAGATCCGTCCACGCCCTGTTCCAAGGGAATCAGGAAAATGTTCAGGATATGCTGGCCTGGTGTCAAAAGGGTTCCACCTTTTCAGAGGTAAAGGATGTAAACACCCGAACCGTTTCGGTGGATCCGGCGTTAGCGCATTTTGAAATCCGGTATTAG
- a CDS encoding extracellular solute-binding protein, whose amino-acid sequence MLFRQGLFTVSAVLFFYLSVGFIGCSSDSSQNTPASQPPSNEGLAPLVYQKLPDNIQWLTNNSDPVFASDNAKKGGMIREAIMNFPMTFRVVGPDSNGSFRSAILNNQLALINIHPVTRRIIPELATHWAYGPDKKTMYFKLDPGARWSDGVPVTARDYVYTLTFMRSEYIVAPWYNDYYTREIESVTAFDDYTIGVKSTKAVPDLYLKLGISPIPEHFFRTLGDDFVSRFNWAVVPNTGAYRITDFKKGRFIRFSRKKQWWAKERRYFKNRFNVDSVLFTVIRDFNMQWEYFKKGRLDTFGMVLPKFWHQKSDTPVINKGYVERIWFFNDLEQPSRGMWLNLDRPIFKDIRVRNAFAHAMNMDKVIKQVLRGDYFRLPQAFYGYGEYTDYTIKARDYDILKIETLMGQAGWQRGADGIWHKGNMRFSLTVTYYLEEHMPRLAVLKEEALKAGIDLELERLDPTAMFKKTLEKKHDVAWMGWSTGLRPSFWQGWHSDNAHKPQTNNITNTDDPELDKLIDQYRDSLDEGERIKLSKTIQNKIHDICAYVPSYMVPYVRLAYWRWMRLPEFHGTPVSDSLFDPFASDTGGLFWVDEGIRQETLAAEKAGQVFVPVTIIDDKYKRKARSE is encoded by the coding sequence ATGCTATTCAGGCAGGGTCTATTTACAGTGTCGGCTGTGTTGTTTTTTTACCTTTCGGTTGGGTTTATCGGATGTTCATCTGACAGCTCCCAAAATACGCCTGCTTCCCAACCGCCTTCCAATGAAGGGCTTGCGCCCCTGGTGTATCAAAAATTGCCGGATAACATCCAGTGGCTCACTAATAATTCAGACCCGGTATTTGCCTCGGATAATGCCAAAAAAGGCGGGATGATCCGGGAGGCCATCATGAATTTTCCCATGACCTTCAGGGTGGTGGGACCGGATTCCAACGGCTCTTTTCGAAGTGCCATTCTAAACAATCAGCTCGCTTTGATCAATATCCATCCCGTCACCCGGCGCATCATCCCCGAGCTTGCTACCCACTGGGCCTATGGCCCCGATAAAAAGACCATGTATTTCAAACTGGACCCTGGTGCCCGGTGGTCGGACGGGGTGCCGGTGACGGCCAGGGACTATGTCTATACCCTGACCTTCATGCGTTCTGAGTATATTGTGGCGCCTTGGTACAATGATTATTATACCCGGGAGATCGAATCCGTCACCGCCTTTGACGATTACACCATTGGGGTAAAAAGCACCAAGGCCGTGCCCGATCTCTACCTGAAACTCGGCATCAGTCCGATTCCGGAACACTTTTTTAGAACCCTGGGAGATGATTTTGTATCCCGGTTCAACTGGGCTGTTGTGCCCAATACCGGGGCGTACCGGATCACTGATTTTAAGAAAGGGCGGTTCATTCGGTTCTCCCGCAAAAAACAGTGGTGGGCAAAAGAGCGGCGGTATTTTAAAAACCGGTTTAACGTGGATTCGGTGCTTTTTACGGTGATCCGTGATTTTAACATGCAGTGGGAATATTTTAAGAAAGGCCGTCTGGATACTTTCGGCATGGTGCTGCCAAAATTCTGGCACCAGAAATCCGACACCCCGGTGATCAATAAAGGATATGTGGAACGAATCTGGTTTTTCAATGATCTGGAGCAGCCGTCCAGGGGCATGTGGCTGAACCTGGACCGGCCGATCTTCAAGGATATCCGGGTCCGAAACGCCTTTGCCCACGCCATGAATATGGATAAGGTGATCAAACAGGTGTTGCGGGGTGATTATTTCCGGCTGCCCCAGGCATTTTACGGATATGGAGAATATACCGATTACACCATCAAAGCCCGGGATTATGATATTTTAAAGATCGAAACCTTGATGGGCCAGGCCGGTTGGCAAAGGGGAGCGGACGGTATCTGGCACAAAGGGAATATGCGGTTTTCCCTGACGGTAACCTATTATCTGGAAGAGCATATGCCCCGGCTGGCTGTCTTGAAAGAAGAAGCGCTCAAGGCCGGGATTGACCTGGAACTGGAGCGGCTTGATCCCACGGCCATGTTCAAGAAAACCCTGGAAAAAAAACATGATGTGGCCTGGATGGGATGGAGTACCGGCCTGCGGCCCTCCTTCTGGCAGGGGTGGCATTCGGACAACGCGCACAAGCCCCAGACCAATAACATCACCAACACGGATGATCCGGAACTGGACAAACTCATTGACCAGTACAGGGACAGTCTGGATGAAGGAGAACGCATCAAGTTGTCCAAAACCATTCAAAACAAGATCCATGATATCTGTGCCTATGTGCCATCCTATATGGTGCCCTATGTCCGGCTGGCTTACTGGCGGTGGATGCGGTTGCCCGAATTTCACGGTACCCCTGTGTCGGACAGTCTGTTTGACCCGTTTGCCTCGGATACCGGCGGGCTTTTTTGGGTTGATGAGGGTATCCGGCAAGAGACCCTTGCCGCTGAAAAAGCAGGGCAGGTGTTTGTCCCTGTTACCATCATTGATGATAAATATAAAAGAAAGGCCCGGTCCGAATGA
- a CDS encoding ABC transporter ATP-binding protein, which yields MNQTDCSPLLAVKHLGVSFQTDQGAVLAVDDVSFELAPGQVLGIAGESGCGKSVTALSLMRLLPKPVSKIKDGKILFNGENLLDLPMDAMRSIRGKKISMIFQEPMTALNPVHSVGRQIIEIYSLHFPGMGNKEKNTAARQMLERVGIPDARQAMKKYPHQLSGGMRQRVMIAMALACEPDILIADEPTTALDVTVQAQIMDLIFHFRDATGMAVILITHDLGLIAEHCDRVVVMYAGTVAESASVTTLFRHPFHPYTKKLLQSIPSAAQTPKEPLPTIPGNVPALSAMPAGCRFVKRCEYALAQCENHRPRLMPVSSGHFAACRLVDNDEKKSNFNK from the coding sequence ATGAATCAAACCGATTGTTCTCCCCTTTTAGCGGTTAAACATCTTGGGGTGTCGTTTCAGACCGACCAGGGAGCGGTCCTTGCCGTGGATGATGTCAGCTTTGAACTGGCCCCAGGGCAGGTGCTGGGCATTGCCGGGGAATCCGGGTGCGGAAAAAGTGTAACGGCTCTGAGTTTGATGCGGCTGCTGCCAAAGCCTGTTTCAAAAATTAAAGATGGAAAGATCCTGTTTAACGGAGAAAATCTGCTTGATCTCCCCATGGATGCCATGCGGTCCATCCGGGGCAAAAAAATCTCCATGATTTTCCAGGAGCCCATGACCGCATTAAACCCGGTGCATTCCGTAGGCCGGCAGATTATAGAGATTTATTCCCTGCATTTTCCGGGTATGGGCAACAAAGAAAAAAATACGGCGGCGCGGCAGATGCTTGAGAGGGTGGGTATCCCCGATGCCCGGCAGGCCATGAAAAAGTATCCCCATCAATTGTCCGGCGGGATGCGCCAGCGGGTTATGATCGCCATGGCCCTGGCTTGTGAACCTGATATTCTCATTGCCGATGAGCCGACCACAGCCCTGGATGTAACGGTCCAGGCCCAGATCATGGATCTTATTTTTCACTTTCGGGATGCCACCGGTATGGCTGTGATTTTGATTACCCATGATCTTGGGCTGATTGCAGAACATTGTGATCGGGTGGTTGTGATGTATGCCGGAACCGTGGCAGAGAGCGCTTCTGTGACGACTTTATTCCGGCATCCGTTTCATCCTTACACCAAAAAATTATTGCAATCCATACCGTCTGCGGCCCAAACGCCAAAAGAACCGCTTCCCACCATTCCGGGAAATGTACCGGCGTTGTCCGCCATGCCGGCCGGGTGTCGGTTTGTCAAACGCTGCGAATATGCTTTGGCACAATGCGAAAATCACCGTCCAAGGCTCATGCCAGTCTCATCCGGCCATTTTGCCGCGTGCCGTTTGGTCGATAATGACGAAAAAAAATCAAATTTTAATAAATAA
- a CDS encoding cold-shock protein: protein MANGIVKWFNDAKGYGFIEQEEGPDVFVHHTGINATGFKSLNEGDRVTFDVEDGQKGPAAVNVTVQ from the coding sequence ATGGCAAATGGGATCGTAAAGTGGTTTAATGATGCAAAGGGATACGGATTTATCGAACAGGAGGAGGGACCTGACGTATTCGTGCATCATACCGGCATCAACGCAACAGGCTTTAAATCTCTTAATGAGGGTGACCGGGTCACTTTTGATGTAGAGGACGGACAGAAAGGACCTGCAGCGGTCAATGTAACTGTCCAGTAA
- a CDS encoding FAD-dependent oxidoreductase — translation MTTNQNDIIIIGGGIIGLACAHYLMAQGASVTIIEDRHVGSGASHGNCGLLFFSDVITLCAPGVVSKEIVRTLRGTSPLYIKPEPDMNRITFLLRFALNCRKGHMNRAAKHKYTLLSYSKRLFSQLLDDGTLACDYEDKGVLTVYLSQKTFDGFYHANAFNEQFGLGYKKLSRAQTLDLEPALSPAVVGSWFSEHDRHVRPERLVSAWKNNLVSRGLNVREMCRATGFICEHGKIRGVHTNQGTFFSNAFVLAAGAFSTEIAKMLDLPLPVQPGKGYSITMARPEVCPSVPCMLHERNMVVTPWKSGYRLGGTMEFSGFSTSLNRPRLNKLIQGAGEYMRTPMGRPVVEEWAGVRPMTHDDMPVIGKMSKFNNLVVATGHGMLGVTFATGTGKLVSDMILGNRPDIDPAPFSPERFN, via the coding sequence GTGACCACAAACCAAAATGACATAATTATCATCGGTGGCGGAATCATTGGACTTGCCTGTGCGCACTATTTAATGGCGCAGGGGGCAAGCGTCACTATTATAGAAGACCGGCACGTCGGTTCTGGGGCTTCCCACGGCAACTGCGGCCTGCTGTTTTTCAGTGATGTGATCACACTCTGTGCGCCGGGGGTTGTCTCCAAGGAAATCGTCCGAACCCTGCGCGGCACAAGCCCCCTTTACATTAAGCCGGAACCGGACATGAACCGGATAACCTTTCTCCTGCGTTTTGCCTTGAACTGCCGCAAAGGCCATATGAACCGGGCCGCAAAACATAAATACACATTATTGTCATATTCAAAGCGCCTGTTCAGCCAATTGCTCGATGACGGTACCCTTGCCTGTGATTATGAAGATAAAGGCGTGCTCACAGTCTATCTATCCCAAAAGACCTTTGACGGATTTTACCACGCCAACGCATTCAATGAACAGTTCGGGTTAGGATATAAAAAACTGTCCCGGGCACAAACCCTGGATCTTGAGCCAGCCCTGTCACCGGCGGTTGTGGGCAGCTGGTTTTCAGAACATGACCGGCATGTCCGTCCGGAGCGTCTTGTCTCGGCATGGAAAAACAACCTGGTAAGCCGGGGGCTGAACGTCAGGGAGATGTGCCGGGCCACAGGGTTTATCTGTGAACACGGTAAAATTCGAGGCGTTCACACCAATCAGGGCACTTTTTTTTCAAATGCGTTTGTCCTGGCTGCCGGGGCATTTTCCACTGAAATTGCAAAGATGCTCGACTTACCTCTGCCGGTTCAGCCGGGCAAGGGGTACAGCATCACCATGGCTCGTCCCGAAGTCTGCCCCTCTGTTCCCTGCATGCTCCATGAAAGAAACATGGTGGTAACGCCCTGGAAAAGCGGATACCGATTAGGCGGGACCATGGAGTTTTCAGGCTTTTCAACCTCGCTGAACCGCCCCCGGTTAAATAAACTGATCCAGGGGGCGGGAGAATATATGAGAACCCCGATGGGCCGCCCGGTTGTGGAAGAATGGGCAGGGGTCAGACCCATGACCCATGACGACATGCCTGTGATCGGCAAAATGTCAAAATTCAACAACCTCGTTGTGGCCACAGGACACGGCATGCTGGGAGTTACCTTTGCCACAGGTACGGGAAAACTTGTCAGTGATATGATTTTGGGAAACCGGCCGGATATTGATCCGGCACCCTTCTCACCGGAGAGATTCAATTGA
- a CDS encoding ABC transporter ATP-binding protein, translating to MGESEHTQSGRPILDIQHLKKYFPVTSGVFMRRTGNVHAVDDVSFSMFKGETLGVVGESGCGKTTLGRCIMGLYPLTGGRILLDGKPLSAMTRKMRKAFSTRAQMIFQDPFESLNPRQTVRQILEEKFRIHGVPEQKTASRIELLLDQVGLDPGALTKYPHEFSGGQRQRIGIARAISMTPQIVICDEPVSALDVSVQSKILNLLLALQSAMDLTYLFISHDLSVVRHMSDRIIVMYLGRIMEIADAQTVYNHPGHPYTKALLEAVPIADPDRPLNRTPLKGEIPSAEHPPPGCRFSSRCPGARSLCFEKAPALLDHHHDPGHLTACHFPIFD from the coding sequence ATGGGAGAATCAGAGCATACACAAAGCGGTCGTCCGATTCTGGATATCCAGCATTTGAAAAAATATTTTCCGGTCACTTCAGGTGTTTTTATGCGCAGGACCGGTAACGTTCATGCGGTGGATGATGTCAGTTTTTCGATGTTCAAGGGGGAAACCTTAGGCGTCGTGGGCGAGTCCGGTTGCGGAAAAACCACCTTGGGCCGGTGCATCATGGGACTGTATCCATTGACCGGGGGCCGCATTCTTCTGGACGGCAAACCATTGTCCGCCATGACCCGGAAAATGCGCAAAGCCTTTTCGACCCGGGCACAGATGATTTTCCAGGACCCGTTTGAATCCTTGAATCCCAGGCAGACCGTGCGACAGATTTTGGAAGAAAAGTTCCGTATCCACGGGGTGCCCGAACAAAAAACGGCCTCCCGGATTGAATTGTTGCTGGACCAGGTGGGGCTTGACCCCGGCGCGTTGACCAAATATCCCCATGAGTTTTCAGGCGGCCAGCGCCAGCGCATCGGCATTGCCAGGGCCATCAGCATGACCCCGCAAATCGTTATCTGTGATGAGCCGGTTTCCGCCCTGGATGTGTCTGTCCAGTCAAAGATTTTAAACCTTTTGCTGGCGTTGCAGTCCGCCATGGATCTGACCTATCTGTTTATTTCCCATGATTTGTCCGTGGTGCGCCACATGTCCGACCGCATCATTGTCATGTACCTGGGCCGTATCATGGAAATTGCGGATGCCCAAACAGTATACAACCATCCGGGGCATCCCTATACCAAAGCATTGCTGGAGGCCGTCCCCATCGCTGATCCTGATCGGCCTTTGAACAGAACCCCGCTTAAAGGTGAAATTCCTTCGGCCGAACACCCGCCTCCGGGTTGCAGATTTTCCTCCCGTTGCCCCGGGGCTCGGTCCTTGTGCTTTGAAAAGGCTCCCGCGCTTTTGGATCACCACCATGACCCCGGTCATTTGACGGCCTGCCATTTTCCCATATTTGATTAA
- a CDS encoding SurA N-terminal domain-containing protein, which produces MNGISNIGYGITGVNAFLGCVLRSFALYALWVMVPGVVIVTGLGCTEQTRVEEKGCIIKAGSVEISQADFIRELEVKQANYPYDINNSPDEYNAMVLDLASDLSDEAVLLAAAADKGINVSAEELDAAVAEFKKDYPEDSFDRMLLERAISYPVWKKGLKKDMVIQKLIMQDLVASQQIHPEDMIAFYDRLAGPNKSQNDDNSTMVDENDLVLKLRIEKSQDAFGEWMQGLQAGYPVHIDKLMLSTFLMDTGKK; this is translated from the coding sequence ATGAACGGCATTTCAAATATTGGGTATGGGATAACAGGCGTCAATGCCTTTTTAGGGTGCGTTTTAAGGTCCTTCGCTTTGTATGCACTGTGGGTTATGGTCCCAGGCGTTGTGATTGTCACGGGCCTCGGGTGCACGGAGCAAACGCGTGTTGAGGAAAAAGGCTGCATCATCAAAGCAGGTTCCGTGGAAATCAGCCAGGCGGATTTTATCCGGGAACTGGAGGTCAAGCAAGCCAACTATCCCTATGATATAAACAACAGCCCCGATGAATACAACGCCATGGTCCTGGATCTAGCTTCGGATCTGTCCGATGAGGCGGTTCTGTTGGCGGCCGCTGCGGACAAGGGGATTAATGTGAGTGCCGAAGAACTTGACGCAGCCGTTGCGGAGTTTAAAAAAGATTATCCCGAAGACAGTTTTGACCGGATGCTCCTTGAAAGAGCCATATCATATCCTGTCTGGAAAAAGGGATTAAAAAAAGATATGGTCATCCAAAAATTAATCATGCAGGATCTGGTGGCATCCCAGCAAATTCATCCCGAAGATATGATTGCCTTTTATGACCGTTTGGCAGGGCCGAACAAATCCCAGAACGATGATAATTCAACGATGGTGGATGAAAACGATTTGGTGCTCAAGCTGCGGATAGAAAAGAGTCAGGACGCCTTTGGCGAATGGATGCAGGGTCTGCAGGCCGGCTATCCTGTACACATTGACAAACTGATGTTAAGCACTTTTTTAATGGATACTGGGAAAAAATAG
- a CDS encoding SurA N-terminal domain-containing protein encodes MVKKRCIVLTAFIFGFFWAVNCLAQEEVMDRIVAIVNDDIVTLSQLETAADPYRKNIETSQESSTRKKELMGQMYDQVLNQLVENSLVVQEAKRMGITVDDADVDRAVENFKKEHNLDQERLELGLAAQGMTLEQYRERIREQITQSMIVSRAVRAKIVVTDEEINAYYKSHYQEFKAKKKYHLKNIIVKDSTALATVQAKLENGVDFSKVAQDDSIGSNASSGGELGTFDISSFSSEIKDALEGVSKGQYSRPVDMGGAFQILYVADIISMGQGPVQEELEKQIQDILYREHGEAQFKKWMETLKSSAHIKLML; translated from the coding sequence ATGGTTAAAAAACGATGCATAGTTTTAACAGCGTTTATATTTGGTTTTTTCTGGGCGGTAAATTGCCTGGCCCAGGAGGAGGTGATGGACCGGATCGTCGCCATTGTAAATGATGATATCGTCACCTTGTCCCAGCTTGAGACGGCTGCGGACCCGTATCGGAAAAACATTGAAACCTCCCAGGAGTCTTCAACCCGAAAAAAAGAGCTGATGGGGCAAATGTACGACCAGGTCCTTAACCAGTTGGTGGAAAACAGCCTGGTGGTCCAGGAAGCCAAACGCATGGGGATTACGGTGGATGATGCGGATGTGGACCGGGCCGTGGAAAATTTTAAAAAGGAGCACAATCTGGATCAGGAACGGCTGGAACTCGGCCTGGCCGCCCAGGGCATGACCCTTGAGCAATACCGTGAAAGAATCCGGGAACAGATTACCCAGAGCATGATCGTTTCAAGGGCGGTCCGTGCCAAGATTGTTGTGACGGATGAAGAGATAAACGCATATTATAAAAGCCATTATCAGGAATTTAAGGCCAAAAAGAAGTATCATTTAAAAAATATAATCGTAAAGGATTCAACAGCCCTTGCCACGGTCCAGGCAAAATTGGAGAATGGGGTTGATTTTTCTAAGGTTGCCCAAGACGATTCGATCGGGTCCAATGCATCTTCCGGTGGTGAACTCGGCACCTTTGACATATCAAGCTTCAGCAGTGAGATCAAAGACGCCCTTGAAGGCGTCAGCAAGGGGCAGTACTCCAGGCCTGTTGATATGGGGGGCGCGTTCCAGATTCTTTATGTGGCTGATATCATTTCAATGGGGCAGGGGCCTGTCCAGGAGGAGTTGGAAAAACAGATCCAGGATATTTTGTACCGGGAACATGGGGAAGCTCAGTTCAAGAAGTGGATGGAAACCCTTAAAAGTAGTGCGCACATTAAATTAATGCTTTAA
- the mgtE gene encoding magnesium transporter: MQKEQILILENSITRLLRRGANKQLLNIIKKTHMADLSIIFENLTPLNQEKLFNLLDNPEDIGLLFSHLSEKTFVETVKIVNFDKLVTVFDHMPSDDAAELLGCLDEELSDKILSKMKKEESYNVEQIMSYEEDTAGSLMVKDYVALEEDVKAKEVIEALQNKYLDVEMPFYIYVIDDYGKLVGVSSLRQLVVESPDKPLKEFMSTDIVSVKPYTDRDVVARLVSRYDFLAIPVVDDDNRIIGIVTVDDVIDILHETATEDMLKMAGVGEDYVETQSILKGTRIRLPWLFASCLGGIANFFIIGRFESTLAQLTGLAAFIPIIMGMGGNIGTQSATIVVRGIATGRVNIRDFAKVISRELGVGFILGVTYGGLIAAVAKINFMGEPFSWALSVVVGGSILSSMTVAALVGTSVPMIFQRLNIDPAVATGPFVTTTMDLISVYCYFTITRLLLGF; this comes from the coding sequence ATGCAAAAAGAGCAAATTCTGATACTTGAGAACAGTATTACAAGATTGTTGCGCCGGGGGGCCAATAAGCAGCTGCTTAATATCATAAAAAAAACCCATATGGCGGATCTGTCCATTATTTTTGAAAATTTGACGCCCCTGAACCAGGAAAAATTGTTCAACCTGCTGGATAATCCCGAAGATATCGGTCTGCTGTTTTCGCATCTGTCTGAAAAGACCTTTGTGGAGACTGTCAAAATCGTCAATTTCGATAAGCTGGTGACGGTTTTTGATCACATGCCTTCAGATGATGCCGCTGAACTTCTTGGATGTTTGGACGAAGAACTGTCCGACAAGATTCTGTCCAAAATGAAAAAGGAAGAGTCGTACAATGTCGAGCAGATCATGAGTTATGAAGAAGATACCGCCGGCAGCCTCATGGTCAAGGATTACGTGGCCCTGGAAGAAGATGTCAAGGCAAAGGAAGTGATCGAGGCGCTACAGAACAAGTATCTTGATGTTGAGATGCCGTTCTACATCTATGTGATAGATGATTACGGCAAGCTTGTAGGGGTCAGTTCCCTTCGTCAGTTGGTCGTGGAATCCCCGGATAAACCCCTTAAGGAGTTTATGTCTACGGATATTGTGTCGGTCAAGCCTTATACGGACAGAGATGTGGTGGCCCGTCTGGTTTCCCGGTATGATTTTCTGGCCATACCGGTTGTGGATGATGATAACCGCATCATCGGTATTGTGACCGTGGATGACGTCATTGATATCCTGCACGAGACCGCCACCGAAGATATGCTGAAAATGGCCGGTGTGGGTGAGGATTATGTTGAGACCCAGTCTATTCTCAAAGGTACCCGCATCCGTCTGCCCTGGTTGTTTGCCAGCTGCCTCGGCGGTATTGCCAACTTTTTTATCATTGGACGCTTTGAGTCCACGTTGGCCCAGTTGACAGGACTTGCCGCGTTTATTCCCATTATCATGGGCATGGGCGGGAACATCGGTACCCAGAGTGCCACCATCGTGGTCCGGGGGATTGCCACGGGTCGGGTGAATATCCGGGATTTTGCCAAGGTCATTTCCCGAGAGCTTGGTGTGGGTTTTATTCTCGGTGTGACCTATGGCGGTCTGATTGCGGCCGTGGCCAAGATCAACTTTATGGGCGAACCCTTTTCCTGGGCCTTATCCGTGGTGGTCGGCGGATCAATTTTGTCTTCCATGACCGTGGCCGCTTTGGTGGGAACATCCGTACCCATGATTTTCCAGCGGCTCAATATTGATCCGGCCGTGGCCACAGGCCCCTTTGTTACAACCACCATGGATTTGATCAGCGTTTACTGTTATTTCACCATTACAAGGTTGCTGCTTGGTTTTTGA